One window from the genome of Pseudobacteriovorax antillogorgiicola encodes:
- a CDS encoding IS200/IS605 family element transposase accessory protein TnpB, with protein MDSLWKEAVRLSKNHAVIAIEDLKIRNMSRSSKGTIDNPGKMVAQKSGLNRAILREGWYDFEKKLEWQAKKRGARVIYCDPKYNG; from the coding sequence ATGGATTCTTTGTGGAAAGAAGCGGTTAGGCTCAGCAAAAACCATGCTGTAATAGCCATTGAAGACCTTAAGATTCGCAATATGAGTAGGAGTTCTAAAGGAACGATAGATAATCCAGGTAAGATGGTGGCGCAGAAATCGGGCTTAAATAGAGCTATTCTTCGTGAAGGATGGTACGATTTCGAGAAAAAGCTTGAGTGGCAAGCTAAAAAACGTGGAGCTAGGGTCATATACTGTGATCCTAAATACAATGGGTAA